One genomic segment of Pseudomonas sp. p1(2021b) includes these proteins:
- the glmU gene encoding bifunctional UDP-N-acetylglucosamine diphosphorylase/glucosamine-1-phosphate N-acetyltransferase GlmU — protein MSLDIVILAAGQGTRMRSALPKVLHPVAGNSMLGHVIHSARQLQPKGIHVVIGHGAEQVRERLAADDLNFVMQDKQLGTGHAVAQALPAITADTVLVLYGDVPLIEVETLQRLLAKASDRQLGLLTVNLEDPTGYGRIVRDEQGQVAAIVEHKDASEAQKAIKEGNTGILALPAARLADWMGRLSNNNAQGEYYLTDVIAMAVADGLVVATEQPHDPMEVQGANDRRQLSELERHYQLREGRRLMAQGVTLRDPSRFDVRGEVTVGRDVLIDINVILEGKVVIEDDVQIGPNCVIKNSTLRKGAIIKANSHLEGAVMGEGSDAGPFARLRPGSVLEAKAHVGNFVELKNAHLGEGAKAGHLTYLGDAEVGARTNIGAGTITCNYDGANKFKTVMGEDVFIGSNNSLVAPVEIHAGATTAAGSTITQAVEAGQLAVGRARQRNIDGWKRPEKIKKD, from the coding sequence ATGTCTCTCGATATCGTTATTCTCGCCGCCGGCCAAGGCACCCGCATGCGTTCGGCGTTGCCCAAGGTACTGCACCCGGTCGCCGGCAACTCCATGCTGGGCCATGTTATCCACAGCGCTCGCCAGCTGCAGCCCAAGGGTATCCACGTGGTCATCGGCCATGGGGCGGAACAAGTACGCGAGCGCCTGGCTGCGGACGACCTGAACTTCGTCATGCAGGACAAACAATTGGGTACCGGCCATGCGGTGGCCCAGGCGCTGCCGGCGATTACCGCAGACACCGTGCTGGTGCTCTATGGTGATGTACCGCTGATCGAGGTAGAAACCCTGCAGCGCTTGCTGGCCAAGGCCAGCGACCGCCAGCTGGGCCTGCTGACTGTCAACCTCGAGGACCCGACGGGTTACGGCCGTATCGTTCGCGACGAACAGGGCCAGGTGGCGGCCATCGTCGAGCACAAGGATGCCAGCGAAGCGCAGAAGGCGATCAAGGAAGGCAACACCGGCATCCTCGCTCTGCCTGCGGCGCGCCTGGCCGACTGGATGGGCCGCCTGTCCAATAACAATGCCCAGGGCGAGTACTACCTCACCGACGTGATCGCCATGGCCGTGGCCGATGGACTGGTGGTCGCCACCGAACAGCCCCACGACCCGATGGAAGTGCAGGGCGCCAACGACCGTCGCCAGCTGTCCGAGCTGGAACGGCACTATCAGTTGCGCGAAGGCCGTCGCCTGATGGCCCAGGGTGTGACCTTGCGCGACCCCTCGCGCTTCGATGTGCGGGGTGAAGTGACCGTTGGTCGCGATGTGCTGATCGATATCAACGTGATCCTCGAGGGCAAGGTGGTGATCGAGGACGACGTCCAGATCGGCCCGAACTGCGTCATCAAGAACAGCACCCTGCGCAAGGGCGCGATCATCAAGGCTAACAGCCACCTTGAAGGTGCTGTGATGGGAGAGGGCAGCGATGCCGGCCCATTCGCCCGCCTGCGTCCGGGCAGCGTGCTGGAGGCCAAGGCCCATGTGGGTAACTTCGTCGAACTGAAGAACGCCCACCTAGGCGAGGGCGCCAAGGCTGGTCACCTGACTTATCTGGGCGACGCTGAGGTCGGCGCGCGCACCAACATCGGCGCAGGCACCATTACCTGCAACTACGATGGCGCCAACAAGTTCAAGACCGTGATGGGCGAGGACGTGTTCATCGGTTCGAACAATTCGCTGGTCGCACCTGTGGAAATTCACGCCGGCGCCACTACGGCTGCCGGTTCGACCATTACCCAGGCCGTTGAAGCTGGGCAGCTGGCGGTTGGTCGTGCACGCCAGCGCAACATCGACGGCTGGAAGCGGCCGGAGAAAATCAAGAAGGACTGA
- a CDS encoding F0F1 ATP synthase subunit epsilon, which produces MAMTVHCDIVSAEGEIFSGLVEMVVAHGNLGDLGIAPGHAPLITNLKPGPITLTKQGGEREVFYISGGFLEVQPNMVKVLADTVQRAADLDEASAQDAVKAAEKALHEKGADFDYSAASARLAEAAAQLRTVQQIRKKFGG; this is translated from the coding sequence ATGGCTATGACAGTCCATTGCGATATCGTCAGCGCGGAAGGAGAAATCTTCTCCGGCCTGGTCGAGATGGTAGTAGCGCACGGCAACCTGGGCGATCTGGGTATCGCTCCAGGCCACGCGCCGCTGATCACCAATCTCAAGCCTGGTCCGATCACGCTGACCAAGCAGGGTGGCGAACGCGAGGTGTTCTACATCTCCGGTGGCTTCCTGGAAGTGCAGCCGAACATGGTCAAGGTTCTCGCCGACACCGTGCAGCGTGCAGCCGACCTGGACGAAGCCTCCGCTCAGGATGCCGTCAAGGCTGCTGAGAAGGCCCTGCATGAGAAAGGCGCGGATTTCGACTACAGTGCCGCATCCGCACGTCTGGCCGAGGCCGCAGCCCAGCTGCGTACCGTCCAGCAGATCCGCAAGAAGTTCGGCGGTTGA
- the atpD gene encoding F0F1 ATP synthase subunit beta, with translation MSSGRIVQIIGAVIDVEFPRDVVPSVYNALKVQGAETTLEVQQQLGDGVVRTIAMGSTEGLKRGLDVVDTGAAISVPVGKATLGRIMDVLGNPIDEAGPIGEEERRGIHQKAPSFADQAGGNDLLETGIKVIDLVCPFAKGGKVGLFGGAGVGKTVNMMELIRNIAIEHSGYSVFAGVGERTREGNDFYHEMKDSNVLDKVALVYGQMNEPPGNRLRVALTGLTMAEKFRDEGNDVLLFVDNIYRYTLAGTEVSALLGRMPSAVGYQPTLAEEMGVLQERITSTKEGSITSIQAVYVPADDLTDPSPATTFAHLDATVVLSRDIASLGIYPAVDPLDSTSRQLDPNVIGNEHYETARQVQYVLQRYKELKDIIAILGMDELSEADKQLVARARKIQRFLSQPFFVAEVFTGSPGKYVSLKDTIAGFSGILKGDYDHLPEQAFYMVGSIDEAIEKAKKL, from the coding sequence ATGAGTAGCGGACGTATCGTTCAAATCATCGGCGCCGTCATCGACGTGGAATTCCCACGTGACGTCGTGCCGAGTGTTTACAACGCGCTGAAAGTACAAGGCGCGGAAACCACCCTGGAAGTTCAGCAGCAGCTGGGCGACGGCGTGGTTCGTACCATTGCGATGGGCTCCACCGAAGGTCTGAAGCGCGGTCTGGATGTCGTCGACACCGGCGCTGCCATTTCCGTTCCGGTTGGTAAGGCCACTCTGGGCCGTATCATGGACGTTCTGGGCAACCCGATCGACGAAGCTGGCCCGATCGGCGAAGAAGAGCGTCGTGGCATCCACCAGAAAGCCCCTTCGTTCGCTGACCAGGCAGGCGGCAACGACCTGCTGGAAACCGGCATCAAGGTTATCGACCTGGTTTGCCCGTTCGCCAAGGGTGGTAAGGTTGGTCTGTTCGGTGGCGCCGGCGTCGGCAAGACCGTGAACATGATGGAACTGATCCGTAACATCGCCATCGAGCACAGCGGTTACTCCGTGTTCGCCGGTGTGGGTGAGCGTACTCGTGAGGGTAACGACTTCTACCACGAGATGAAGGACTCCAACGTTCTCGACAAGGTAGCGCTGGTCTACGGTCAGATGAACGAGCCACCAGGAAACCGTCTGCGCGTAGCGCTGACCGGCCTGACCATGGCCGAGAAGTTCCGTGACGAAGGTAACGACGTTCTGCTGTTCGTCGACAACATCTATCGTTACACCCTGGCCGGTACCGAAGTATCCGCACTGCTGGGCCGTATGCCTTCGGCAGTAGGTTACCAGCCGACCCTGGCCGAAGAGATGGGCGTTCTGCAAGAGCGTATTACTTCGACCAAAGAAGGTTCGATCACCTCGATCCAGGCCGTTTACGTTCCTGCGGACGACTTGACCGACCCATCGCCAGCCACCACCTTCGCCCACCTGGACGCCACCGTCGTTCTGTCCCGTGACATCGCCTCCCTGGGTATCTACCCAGCGGTCGACCCACTGGACTCGACTTCGCGCCAGCTGGACCCGAACGTGATCGGCAACGAGCACTACGAAACTGCCCGTCAGGTCCAGTATGTTCTGCAGCGCTACAAAGAGCTGAAGGACATCATCGCGATCCTGGGTATGGACGAACTGTCCGAAGCTGACAAGCAACTGGTAGCCCGCGCTCGTAAGATCCAGCGCTTCCTGTCGCAGCCGTTCTTCGTGGCCGAAGTCTTCACCGGTTCGCCAGGCAAGTACGTTTCCCTGAAAGACACCATCGCTGGCTTCAGCGGCATCCTCAAAGGTGACTACGACCACCTGCCAGAACAAGCGTTCTACATGGTCGGCAGCATCGACGAAGCGATCGAGAAAGCCAAGAAACTGTAA
- the atpG gene encoding F0F1 ATP synthase subunit gamma, protein MAGAKEIRSKIASIKSTQKITSAMEKVAVSKMRKAQLRMAASRPYAERIRQVIGHLANANPEYRHPFMIERPVKRAGYIVVSSDRGLCGGLNTNLFKALVKDMNENREQGVEIDLCVIGSKGAAFFRNFGGNVVAAISHLGEEPSINDLIGSVKVMLDAYLDGRIDRLSVVSNKFINTMTQKPTVEQLVPLVATPDQDLKHHWDYLYEPDAKELLDGLMVRYVESQVYQAVVENNAAEQAARMIAMKNATDNAGDLISELQLIYNKARQAAITQEISEIVGGAAAV, encoded by the coding sequence ATGGCAGGCGCAAAAGAGATTCGCAGTAAGATTGCGAGCATCAAAAGCACGCAAAAAATTACCAGCGCCATGGAGAAAGTGGCGGTCAGCAAGATGCGCAAGGCTCAACTGCGCATGGCTGCTAGCCGTCCTTACGCGGAGCGTATCCGCCAGGTGATCGGTCATCTGGCCAACGCCAACCCGGAATACCGCCACCCGTTCATGATCGAGCGCCCTGTAAAGCGTGCCGGTTATATCGTGGTGAGCAGTGACCGTGGTCTGTGCGGTGGCTTGAACACCAACCTGTTCAAGGCCCTGGTCAAGGACATGAACGAAAACCGCGAACAGGGCGTGGAAATCGACCTGTGCGTGATCGGCAGCAAGGGTGCGGCTTTCTTCCGCAACTTTGGCGGCAACGTCGTAGCCGCGATCAGCCACCTGGGCGAAGAGCCATCGATCAACGATTTGATCGGCTCCGTCAAGGTGATGCTGGACGCCTACCTGGACGGCCGTATCGATCGCCTCTCGGTGGTTTCGAACAAGTTCATCAACACCATGACCCAAAAGCCGACGGTCGAGCAATTGGTACCGTTGGTGGCAACCCCGGATCAGGATCTCAAGCATCACTGGGACTACCTGTACGAACCCGACGCAAAAGAGCTGCTGGACGGCTTGATGGTGCGTTACGTGGAGTCGCAGGTGTACCAGGCGGTGGTCGAGAACAACGCTGCTGAACAAGCGGCCCGGATGATCGCCATGAAGAACGCCACAGACAACGCCGGTGACCTGATCAGCGAACTCCAGCTGATCTACAACAAGGCGCGTCAGGCTGCGATCACCCAGGAGATCTCGGAAATCGTCGGCGGCGCTGCCGCGGTTTAA
- the atpA gene encoding F0F1 ATP synthase subunit alpha — MQQLNPSEISEIIKGRIEKLDVGSQARNEGTVVSVSDGIVRIHGLADVMYGEMIEFPGGVYGMALNLEQDSVGAVVLGAYTSLAEGMSAKCTGRILEVPVGKGLLGRVVDALGNPIDGKGPLTTTETDAVEKVAPGVIWRKSVDQPVQTGYKSVDAMIPVGRGQRELIIGDRQIGKTAMAVDAIINQKDSGIFCVYVAVGQKQSTIANVVRKLEEAGALANTIVVAASASESAALQFLAPYAGCTMGEYFRDRGEDALIVYDDLSKQAVAYRQISLLLRRPPGREAYPGDVFYLHSRLLERASRVSEEYVEKFTNGAVTGKTGSLTALPIIETQAGDVSAFVPTNVISITDGQIFLESAMFNSGIRPAVNAGVSVSRVGGAAQTKIIKKLSGGIRTALAQYRELAAFAQFASDLDEATRKQLEHGQRVTELMKQKQYAPMSIADMALSLYAAERGFLTDVEVSKVGSFEQALIAYFHRDHAELMAKINVKGDFNDEIDAGIKAGIEKFKATQTW, encoded by the coding sequence ATGCAGCAACTCAATCCTTCCGAAATTAGTGAAATCATCAAGGGTCGCATCGAGAAGCTCGATGTCGGCTCCCAAGCCCGTAACGAAGGTACCGTCGTAAGCGTTTCCGACGGTATCGTGCGGATCCACGGTCTGGCCGACGTCATGTACGGCGAAATGATCGAGTTCCCGGGCGGCGTATACGGTATGGCACTGAACCTGGAGCAAGACTCCGTAGGTGCGGTGGTACTGGGTGCGTACACCTCCCTCGCCGAGGGCATGAGCGCCAAGTGCACCGGTCGTATCCTCGAAGTGCCGGTCGGCAAGGGCCTGCTGGGCCGCGTCGTTGACGCGCTGGGCAACCCGATCGATGGTAAAGGTCCTCTGACCACCACCGAAACCGACGCGGTCGAAAAGGTCGCTCCGGGCGTTATCTGGCGTAAGTCGGTAGACCAGCCTGTACAGACCGGCTACAAGTCGGTCGACGCCATGATCCCGGTTGGCCGTGGCCAGCGCGAGCTGATCATCGGTGACCGTCAGATCGGTAAGACTGCCATGGCGGTCGACGCGATCATCAACCAGAAAGACAGCGGCATCTTCTGCGTCTACGTGGCCGTCGGCCAGAAGCAGTCGACCATCGCCAACGTCGTTCGCAAGCTGGAAGAAGCCGGCGCCCTGGCCAACACCATCGTTGTTGCCGCCAGCGCCTCGGAATCCGCCGCACTGCAGTTCCTGGCTCCGTACGCCGGCTGCACCATGGGCGAATACTTCCGTGACCGCGGTGAAGACGCACTGATCGTTTACGATGACCTGTCCAAGCAGGCCGTTGCCTACCGTCAGATCTCCCTGCTGCTGCGCCGTCCACCAGGACGTGAAGCGTACCCAGGCGACGTGTTCTATCTCCACTCCCGTCTGCTGGAGCGTGCATCGCGCGTTTCCGAAGAGTACGTCGAGAAGTTCACCAACGGTGCTGTAACTGGCAAGACCGGTTCCCTGACCGCGCTGCCGATCATCGAAACCCAGGCTGGCGACGTTTCCGCGTTCGTTCCGACCAACGTGATCTCGATCACCGACGGTCAGATCTTCCTGGAATCGGCCATGTTCAACTCGGGCATCCGCCCTGCAGTGAACGCCGGTGTTTCGGTATCCCGCGTAGGTGGTGCCGCTCAGACCAAGATCATCAAGAAGCTGTCCGGTGGTATCCGTACCGCTCTGGCTCAGTACCGTGAACTGGCGGCATTCGCCCAGTTCGCTTCTGACCTGGACGAGGCTACCCGCAAGCAGCTGGAGCATGGTCAGCGCGTTACCGAGCTGATGAAGCAGAAGCAGTACGCTCCGATGTCCATCGCGGACATGGCGCTGTCGCTGTACGCCGCTGAGCGTGGCTTCCTGACCGACGTAGAAGTCTCCAAGGTCGGTAGCTTCGAGCAAGCACTGATCGCCTACTTCCACCGTGATCACGCCGAACTGATGGCGAAGATCAACGTGAAGGGTGACTTCAACGACGAAATCGACGCTGGCATCAAAGCCGGTATCGAGAAGTTCAAGGCCACCCAGACCTGGTAA
- a CDS encoding F0F1 ATP synthase subunit delta, with protein MAELTTLARPYAKAAFEHAQAHQQLANWSAMLGLAAAVSEDDTMQRLLKAPRLTSAEKAAAFIEVCGDKFDAQAQNFIHVAAENDRLLLLPEIAALFDLYKAEQEKSVDVEVTSAFALNQEQQDKLAKVLSARLSREVRLHASEDASLIGGVVIRAGDLVIDGSVRGKIAKLAEALKS; from the coding sequence ATGGCAGAACTGACCACGTTGGCCCGACCTTACGCTAAGGCTGCCTTTGAGCATGCCCAGGCCCATCAGCAACTGGCCAATTGGTCAGCCATGCTCGGCCTGGCTGCTGCGGTGTCGGAAGACGACACCATGCAGCGCCTGCTCAAGGCCCCGCGACTGACAAGCGCAGAAAAGGCCGCCGCATTCATTGAAGTCTGCGGTGACAAGTTCGATGCACAGGCACAGAATTTCATTCATGTTGCCGCGGAAAACGACCGTCTCCTGCTTCTGCCGGAGATTGCGGCTCTGTTCGACCTGTACAAGGCCGAGCAAGAGAAGTCCGTGGACGTGGAAGTCACCAGTGCTTTTGCGTTGAACCAAGAACAGCAAGACAAACTCGCCAAGGTTCTCAGTGCACGGCTCAGCCGGGAAGTGCGCCTGCACGCGTCGGAGGATGCCAGCCTGATCGGCGGCGTCGTCATCCGCGCCGGCGACCTGGTAATCGATGGCTCGGTTCGCGGCAAGATCGCGAAACTGGCCGAAGCATTGAAATCTTGA
- a CDS encoding F0F1 ATP synthase subunit B produces MNINATLIGQSVAFLIFVLFCMKYVWPPVITALQERQKKIADGLDAANRAARDLELAQEKAGQQLREAKAQAAEIIEQSKKRAAQLVEEAREQARVEADRVKAQAQAEIEQELNSVKDALRAQVGALAVGGAEKILGATIDQNAHAELVNKLAAEI; encoded by the coding sequence GTGAACATTAATGCAACCCTGATTGGCCAATCCGTTGCTTTCCTGATTTTTGTGCTCTTCTGCATGAAGTACGTATGGCCTCCGGTCATCACTGCCCTGCAAGAGCGCCAAAAGAAGATTGCCGACGGCTTGGACGCTGCCAACCGCGCAGCTCGCGACCTGGAGCTGGCCCAAGAGAAAGCGGGTCAGCAACTGCGTGAAGCAAAGGCACAGGCAGCCGAAATCATTGAGCAAAGCAAGAAACGCGCTGCTCAGCTTGTCGAGGAAGCCCGTGAACAGGCTCGCGTCGAAGCTGACCGTGTGAAGGCTCAGGCTCAAGCCGAGATCGAACAGGAACTCAACAGCGTCAAAGACGCCCTGCGTGCCCAAGTGGGTGCCCTGGCCGTTGGCGGTGCTGAAAAGATCCTTGGCGCCACAATCGATCAAAACGCGCATGCGGAGCTGGTTAACAAACTGGCCGCTGAAATTTAA
- the atpE gene encoding F0F1 ATP synthase subunit C, with translation METVVGLTAIAVALLIGLGALGTAIGFGLLGGKFLEGAARQPEMVPMLQVKMFIVAGLLDAVTMIGVGIALFFTFANPFVGQIAG, from the coding sequence ATGGAAACTGTAGTTGGTCTGACCGCTATCGCTGTTGCTCTGCTGATCGGCCTGGGTGCTCTGGGTACCGCCATTGGTTTCGGCCTGCTGGGCGGCAAGTTCCTGGAAGGCGCTGCTCGTCAGCCTGAGATGGTTCCGATGCTGCAGGTCAAGATGTTCATCGTCGCCGGTCTGCTCGACGCCGTAACCATGATCGGTGTTGGTATCGCTCTGTTCTTCACCTTCGCGAACCCCTTCGTTGGTCAGATCGCCGGCTAA
- the atpB gene encoding F0F1 ATP synthase subunit A yields MAAETASGYIQHHLQNLTYGQLPDGSWGFAHSAAEAKAMGFWAFHLDTLGWSVALGLIFLFIFRMAAKKATSGQPGGLQNFVEVLVDFVNGSVKDSFHGRSPVIAPLALTIFVWVFLMNAIDLVPVDWIPQLAILISGDPHIPFRAVSTTDPNATLAMAFCVFALIIFYSIKVKGLGGFIGELTLHPFGSKNIFVQILLIPVNFLLEFVTLIAKPISLALRLFGNMYAGELVFILIAVMFGAGILWLSGLGVVLQWAWAVFHILIITLQAFIFMMLTIVYLSMAHEDNH; encoded by the coding sequence ATGGCAGCAGAAACCGCTTCGGGCTATATCCAGCACCACTTGCAGAACCTGACCTACGGTCAACTACCAGACGGCAGCTGGGGCTTCGCCCATTCGGCTGCAGAAGCCAAGGCAATGGGCTTCTGGGCGTTCCACCTGGACACCCTGGGTTGGTCCGTCGCGCTGGGTCTGATCTTCCTGTTCATCTTCCGCATGGCGGCCAAGAAGGCGACTTCCGGCCAGCCTGGCGGCCTGCAGAACTTCGTCGAAGTGCTGGTGGACTTCGTCAACGGCAGCGTGAAGGACTCCTTCCACGGCCGCAGCCCGGTGATCGCCCCGCTGGCGCTGACCATCTTCGTCTGGGTATTCCTGATGAACGCCATCGACCTGGTACCGGTCGACTGGATTCCTCAGCTGGCCATCCTGATCTCCGGCGACCCGCACATTCCGTTCCGTGCCGTATCGACCACCGACCCGAACGCGACCTTGGCCATGGCCTTCTGCGTGTTCGCGCTGATCATCTTCTACAGCATCAAGGTCAAGGGCCTGGGCGGCTTCATCGGTGAGCTGACCCTGCACCCGTTCGGCAGCAAGAACATCTTCGTGCAGATCCTGCTGATCCCGGTGAACTTCCTGCTGGAATTCGTCACCCTGATCGCCAAGCCGATCTCCCTGGCACTGCGTCTGTTCGGCAACATGTACGCCGGCGAGCTGGTGTTCATCCTGATTGCCGTGATGTTCGGCGCCGGCATCCTGTGGCTCAGCGGCCTGGGTGTGGTGCTGCAGTGGGCGTGGGCTGTGTTCCACATCCTGATCATCACCCTGCAAGCCTTCATCTTCATGATGCTTACCATCGTCTACCTGTCGATGGCTCACGAAGATAACCATTAA
- a CDS encoding F0F1 ATP synthase subunit I, which translates to MEIRTPNRLPFHRWAVFPVLLAQCIVFLLATLVLWQWQGAVSGYSGLCGGLIAWLPNVYFAWKAFRYSGARAAQAIVKSFYAGEAGKLILTAVLFALTFAGVKPLAPLAVFGVFLLTLLVSWFAPLLMNKRLSRP; encoded by the coding sequence ATGGAAATCCGCACGCCAAACCGCTTGCCTTTCCATCGCTGGGCGGTTTTTCCGGTGCTGCTGGCTCAATGTATCGTGTTTCTGCTGGCAACTCTGGTGTTGTGGCAGTGGCAAGGCGCGGTCAGCGGTTATTCAGGCCTCTGCGGAGGGTTGATCGCCTGGCTGCCCAATGTGTATTTCGCCTGGAAGGCATTTCGCTATAGCGGGGCCAGGGCAGCGCAGGCCATCGTCAAGTCGTTCTACGCGGGCGAGGCAGGCAAATTGATTTTGACGGCAGTGCTTTTTGCACTGACCTTCGCAGGAGTGAAGCCATTGGCGCCGTTAGCAGTATTCGGCGTCTTCCTGCTGACCCTACTGGTCAGCTGGTTCGCGCCCCTGCTGATGAATAAAAGACTTTCGAGACCTTAG
- a CDS encoding ParB/RepB/Spo0J family partition protein, translated as MAVKKRGLGRGLDALLSGPSVSALEEQAVKVDQKELQHLPVELIQRGKYQPRRDMDPEALEELAHSIRNQGVMQPIVVRTIGENRYEIIAGERRWRATQQAGLDTIPAMVREVPDEAAIAMALIENIQREDLNPLEEALALQRLQQEFELTQQQVADAVGKSRVTVANLLRLISLPEAIKTMLAHGDLEMGHARALLGLEEDRQEEGARHVVARGLTVRQTEALVRQWLNGKSDPVEQAKPDPDIARLEQRLAERLGSAVQIRHGNKGKGQLVIRYNSLDELQGVLAHIR; from the coding sequence ATGGCCGTTAAGAAACGGGGTCTCGGACGTGGGTTGGATGCACTGCTCAGTGGTCCCTCCGTCAGCGCGCTCGAAGAGCAGGCTGTGAAGGTCGACCAGAAGGAACTGCAACACCTGCCGGTCGAGCTGATCCAGCGTGGCAAGTACCAGCCACGCCGTGACATGGACCCCGAAGCGCTGGAAGAACTGGCGCACTCGATTCGCAACCAGGGCGTGATGCAACCGATCGTGGTCCGCACGATCGGTGAGAACCGCTACGAGATCATCGCCGGTGAACGCCGCTGGCGTGCCACCCAGCAGGCTGGCCTGGACACCATCCCGGCCATGGTCCGCGAGGTGCCCGACGAAGCGGCCATCGCCATGGCGCTGATCGAAAACATCCAGCGCGAGGACCTCAACCCCCTGGAAGAGGCCCTGGCGTTGCAGCGCCTGCAGCAGGAGTTCGAGCTGACTCAGCAACAGGTCGCCGATGCCGTGGGCAAGTCGCGGGTCACCGTGGCCAACCTGCTGCGGCTGATCTCGCTGCCCGAGGCGATCAAGACCATGCTCGCCCATGGCGACCTGGAGATGGGCCACGCTCGTGCACTGCTTGGGCTGGAGGAAGATCGCCAGGAAGAGGGGGCGCGGCATGTTGTCGCACGTGGGCTGACCGTACGCCAAACCGAAGCGCTGGTACGCCAGTGGCTCAACGGCAAATCTGATCCGGTCGAACAGGCCAAACCTGATCCGGATATCGCACGCCTGGAACAGCGTCTGGCAGAGCGCCTGGGCTCGGCCGTGCAGATACGCCATGGCAACAAGGGCAAGGGCCAACTTGTAATTCGCTACAACTCCCTCGATGAGTTGCAAGGCGTGCTTGCTCACATCCGCTGA
- a CDS encoding ParA family protein — protein sequence MAKVFAIANQKGGVGKTTTCINLAASLAATKRRVLLIDLDPQGNATMGSGVDKHELEHSVYDLLIGECDLAQAMHFSEHGGFQLLPANRDLTAAEVVLLEMQMKESRLRNALAPIRDNYDFILIDCPPSLSMLTLNALVASDGVIIPMQCEYYALEGLSDLVDNIKRIAARLNPELKIEGLLRTMYDPRLSLNNDVSAQLKEHFGSQLYDTVIPRNIRLAEAPSFGMPALAYDKQSRGALAYLALAGELVRRQRRQSRTAQTT from the coding sequence ATGGCTAAGGTATTCGCAATCGCGAACCAGAAGGGTGGTGTGGGTAAGACCACCACCTGTATCAATCTCGCCGCATCGCTGGCTGCGACCAAGCGCCGCGTGCTGCTGATCGACCTCGATCCGCAGGGCAACGCCACCATGGGCAGCGGTGTGGACAAGCACGAACTCGAGCACTCGGTCTATGACCTGCTGATCGGGGAGTGCGACCTGGCCCAGGCGATGCATTTCTCCGAGCACGGTGGTTTCCAGCTGCTGCCGGCCAACCGCGACTTGACCGCCGCGGAAGTGGTGCTGCTCGAGATGCAGATGAAAGAGAGCCGCCTGCGCAATGCATTGGCGCCGATCCGCGACAACTACGATTTCATCCTCATCGACTGCCCGCCGTCGCTGTCGATGCTGACCCTCAACGCCCTGGTCGCCTCCGATGGCGTGATCATCCCGATGCAGTGCGAGTACTACGCACTGGAAGGTCTCAGCGACCTTGTGGATAACATCAAGCGCATCGCTGCCCGCCTGAACCCGGAGCTGAAGATCGAGGGCCTGTTGCGGACCATGTACGACCCGCGCCTGAGCCTGAACAACGACGTTTCGGCCCAGCTCAAGGAACATTTCGGCAGCCAGCTGTACGACACGGTCATCCCGCGCAACATCCGCCTGGCCGAGGCGCCGAGCTTCGGCATGCCGGCCCTGGCCTACGACAAACAATCGCGTGGCGCGCTGGCCTACCTGGCCCTGGCCGGGGAACTGGTTCGCCGTCAACGCCGTCAATCACGCACTGCACAAACAACTTAA
- the rsmG gene encoding 16S rRNA (guanine(527)-N(7))-methyltransferase RsmG: MSSLVTPQHAEELSTGARQLGVELSPQQHEQLLGYLALLIKWNKAYNLTAVRDPDEMVSRHLLDSLSVMSFIHSDTQRWLDVGSGGGMPGIPLAILHPHKQVTLLDSNGKKTRFLTQVKMELKLDNLEVIHSRVEAFQPPQPFCGIISRAFSSMENFTNWTRHLGDARTQWLAMKGLHPADELVALPADFTVESEQALTVPGCQGQRHLLILRRKA; encoded by the coding sequence TTGAGTTCCCTGGTCACCCCGCAACACGCAGAAGAGTTGTCCACAGGTGCGCGCCAGCTCGGTGTCGAGTTGAGCCCGCAGCAGCACGAGCAGTTGCTGGGTTACCTGGCTCTGCTGATCAAATGGAACAAGGCCTACAACCTCACCGCGGTGCGCGACCCTGACGAGATGGTGTCGCGTCACCTGCTCGACAGCCTGAGCGTGATGTCGTTTATCCACAGCGACACGCAACGTTGGCTCGACGTCGGCAGCGGTGGCGGCATGCCTGGCATCCCGCTGGCGATCCTGCATCCACACAAGCAGGTGACGCTGCTCGACAGCAACGGCAAGAAAACCCGCTTCCTCACTCAGGTGAAAATGGAGCTGAAGCTGGACAACCTGGAGGTTATCCACAGCCGGGTCGAGGCGTTCCAGCCCCCGCAACCGTTCTGCGGCATCATCTCGCGGGCTTTCAGCAGCATGGAGAATTTCACCAACTGGACGCGCCACCTGGGCGACGCGCGGACGCAATGGCTTGCAATGAAGGGGCTGCATCCTGCCGATGAACTGGTAGCATTGCCCGCAGACTTCACAGTGGAAAGCGAGCAGGCCCTGACCGTTCCGGGTTGCCAGGGCCAGCGCCATCTGCTGATACTGCGCCGCAAGGCATGA